A genomic stretch from Desulfovibrio sp. Huiquan2017 includes:
- a CDS encoding FAD-dependent oxidoreductase, which produces MVTSSILVLFLLGLTAASILAVASRILYVKEDPRVARVEACLPGANCGGCGYPGCTAAAAAVVNGEAAPEVCVVASQEVAARIAGIMGAEVQFKEPKVATNICSGGSRANLLFDYKGVEDCRAEALLYGGEKSCGIGCIGLGTCVKVCGFNAIRLSDAGLPVVDWNACRSCGKCAEACPTGAIRISSVTSVLLHLNQTDDCLAPCMQKCPAQINVRRYIQQLKQGDMRGALLTIKEHNPLPLAVGRVCPAPCENICRRKIVDEGVAIHTLHRFVADWEMRSGNRVALHCNPPSGHKVAIIGGGPAGLSCAYFLRRVGHEPVIFEKRQNIGGMMRGIIPEYRLPKKVVDWEVQTILNLGVEARTGVTFGRDVTLADLENEGFEAIFIATGAWKVPSLGIENDDVQGVQDSISFLNAVGREYTDLRGKTVVVVGGSNTAMDVVRSAIRLGATAIALVPSIQRKMSANKEEIQRAVEIGADLRYMTAPLGLVAEDGIVCGVTYCDLAYDDPEKAKGGPNPVSGTNSFVAADMVVAATDRLVDDSLLRDAEGNPLFNMDKKTGGISANPTTLQTDIPNVFVGGEVHTGRNILIQAVSEGRRAARSIHFHVTQGTVPEPDNQQVQVIPESILKDMRVTYSIPRVQEPLVSVEERRHTFKEEVAGSISYEKARKEASRCLRCGLTCYDADAGAEYTRDADVTVIAEAGRD; this is translated from the coding sequence ATGGTAACCTCATCCATATTGGTTTTGTTTCTCCTGGGGCTGACGGCGGCCTCCATCCTGGCCGTCGCTTCCCGCATCCTCTACGTCAAGGAGGACCCGCGTGTGGCCAGGGTCGAAGCGTGCCTGCCCGGCGCCAACTGCGGCGGCTGCGGATATCCGGGCTGCACGGCGGCGGCCGCCGCCGTGGTCAACGGCGAGGCCGCGCCCGAGGTCTGCGTGGTGGCCAGCCAGGAAGTCGCGGCGCGCATCGCCGGGATCATGGGGGCCGAGGTGCAGTTCAAGGAGCCCAAGGTGGCCACGAACATATGCAGCGGCGGCTCCCGGGCCAACCTGCTGTTCGACTACAAGGGCGTGGAGGACTGCCGCGCCGAGGCGCTGCTTTACGGCGGCGAGAAGTCCTGCGGCATCGGCTGCATCGGTCTGGGCACCTGCGTCAAGGTCTGCGGCTTCAACGCCATCCGCCTGAGCGACGCCGGGTTGCCGGTGGTGGACTGGAACGCCTGCCGGTCCTGCGGCAAGTGCGCCGAGGCGTGCCCCACCGGGGCCATCCGCATCTCCAGCGTGACCAGCGTGCTCCTGCATCTTAACCAGACCGACGACTGCCTGGCTCCGTGCATGCAGAAGTGCCCGGCCCAGATCAACGTGCGCCGGTACATCCAGCAGCTCAAGCAGGGCGACATGCGCGGCGCGCTCCTGACCATCAAGGAGCACAATCCGCTGCCTCTGGCCGTGGGCCGCGTCTGTCCGGCCCCGTGCGAGAACATTTGCCGCCGCAAGATCGTGGACGAAGGCGTGGCCATCCACACCCTGCACCGTTTCGTGGCGGACTGGGAGATGCGCTCGGGCAATCGCGTCGCCCTGCATTGCAATCCGCCCAGCGGACACAAAGTGGCCATCATCGGCGGCGGCCCGGCCGGGCTGTCCTGCGCCTACTTCCTGCGCCGCGTGGGGCATGAGCCGGTTATCTTCGAGAAGCGCCAGAACATCGGCGGCATGATGCGCGGCATCATCCCGGAGTACCGGCTGCCCAAGAAGGTGGTGGATTGGGAAGTGCAGACCATTCTCAACCTCGGTGTGGAGGCCCGCACCGGCGTGACCTTCGGCCGGGACGTGACCTTGGCCGATCTTGAGAATGAGGGGTTCGAGGCGATCTTCATTGCCACGGGCGCCTGGAAGGTGCCGTCGCTCGGCATCGAAAACGATGATGTTCAGGGAGTGCAGGACTCCATTTCCTTCCTGAACGCCGTTGGGCGGGAATACACCGACCTTCGCGGCAAGACAGTGGTCGTGGTCGGCGGCAGCAACACGGCCATGGACGTGGTCCGCAGCGCTATCCGCCTCGGCGCCACGGCCATCGCCCTGGTGCCGAGCATCCAGCGCAAGATGTCCGCCAACAAGGAGGAGATTCAGCGTGCCGTCGAAATCGGGGCAGACCTCCGCTACATGACCGCGCCGCTGGGCCTGGTGGCCGAGGACGGCATTGTCTGCGGTGTGACTTATTGCGACCTGGCCTACGACGATCCGGAAAAGGCCAAGGGCGGCCCCAATCCCGTGTCCGGGACCAATTCCTTTGTGGCGGCCGATATGGTCGTCGCAGCCACGGACCGCCTGGTGGACGACAGTCTGCTGCGCGATGCCGAGGGCAATCCCCTGTTCAATATGGATAAGAAGACCGGTGGGATCAGCGCGAACCCGACCACGTTGCAAACCGACATCCCCAACGTGTTCGTGGGCGGAGAGGTCCACACCGGCCGCAACATCCTCATCCAGGCGGTGTCCGAAGGACGCCGTGCCGCACGTTCCATCCACTTTCACGTCACCCAGGGAACGGTTCCCGAGCCGGACAATCAGCAGGTCCAGGTCATCCCGGAATCCATTCTCAAGGACATGCGCGTGACATACTCCATCCCCAGGGTTCAAGAGCCCCTGGTTAGCGTGGAGGAGCGTCGGCACACCTTCAAGGAGGAAGTGGCCGGTTCCATCTCCTACGAAAAGGCTCGGAAGGAGGCGAGTCGCTGCCTGCGTTGCGGACTGACCTGCTACGACGCGGATGCCGGGGCCGAATACACCCGGGACGCCGACGTCACGGTCATTGCCGAAGCGGGCAGGGACTAA
- the speA gene encoding biosynthetic arginine decarboxylase codes for MTHAQEEWTVERSAELYRVRDWGAGFFGVSENGDLQVTARPGDFSGAVSIPEIIGGIQARGLDMPVLLRIENLLETQITLLNESFLQAMDKLAYRGAYLGAYPIKVNQQQQVVEAVTRHGRKYHHGLEAGSKAELIAALGMHNDPDAVLVCNGYKDEEFVDLALHAVQLGFRCVLVIEMPSELQLIIERSRALGVEPILGVRAKLSSQATGQWAESGGDRSIFGLNASQIIEIIDSLKEAGMLHCLQLLHYHLGSQIPNIRAIRTGVAEAGRIYAGLTAEGAGMRYLDLGGGLAVDYDGTRTSLSSSRNYSVHEYCADIIEGVMTVLNEQGVDHPTIITESGRALVAYYSILLLNVLDAARFEPEPLPGALPEDTNIHIRHLHETMLALTRDNVQESFNDALYYRDEVRQAFNQGIITFRERALGENVFWLTMRTIAVLARDLPSLPLELEGLTRTLSDIYYCNFSVFQSLPDAWAINQLFPVMPVHRLDEKPTREGSLADITCDCDGKIDRFIEGAGVDRTMALHALRPLEEYYLGVFLVGAYQETLGDLHNLFGDTNVVTIRIMDNGKYEFVSELEGDTVENVLSYVEYDTKALLTRFRETAEASVRKGLITPAQRREILQAYRNGLQGYTYLER; via the coding sequence ATGACCCATGCACAGGAAGAATGGACCGTCGAGCGGTCCGCGGAACTCTATCGCGTCCGGGATTGGGGCGCGGGCTTTTTCGGTGTCTCCGAGAACGGGGACTTGCAGGTAACCGCCCGGCCCGGCGATTTTTCCGGGGCGGTATCCATTCCCGAGATCATCGGGGGAATCCAGGCGCGCGGGCTGGACATGCCGGTGCTGCTGCGCATCGAGAATCTCCTGGAAACCCAAATCACGCTGCTCAACGAGAGCTTTCTCCAGGCCATGGACAAACTCGCCTACCGGGGCGCCTATCTCGGCGCCTACCCTATCAAGGTCAACCAGCAGCAACAGGTAGTCGAGGCGGTCACCCGCCATGGCCGCAAATACCACCACGGGCTGGAGGCCGGGAGCAAGGCCGAGCTTATCGCCGCCCTGGGCATGCACAACGACCCCGACGCCGTGCTTGTCTGCAACGGCTACAAGGACGAGGAATTCGTGGACCTGGCTCTGCACGCCGTACAGCTCGGCTTCCGGTGCGTGCTGGTCATCGAGATGCCGAGCGAGCTTCAACTGATCATCGAACGCTCCCGGGCGCTGGGCGTGGAGCCCATCCTCGGCGTGCGCGCCAAGCTCTCCTCCCAGGCCACGGGTCAATGGGCCGAGTCCGGCGGCGACCGCTCCATCTTTGGCCTCAACGCCTCCCAGATCATTGAGATCATCGACAGCCTCAAGGAGGCGGGCATGCTCCATTGCCTGCAACTGCTCCACTACCACCTGGGCTCGCAAATTCCGAATATCCGGGCGATCCGCACCGGCGTGGCCGAGGCGGGACGCATCTACGCCGGACTCACGGCCGAAGGCGCGGGCATGCGCTACCTCGACCTGGGCGGAGGCCTGGCCGTGGACTACGACGGCACCCGGACCAGCCTGTCCAGCAGCCGCAACTACTCGGTCCACGAATACTGCGCGGACATCATTGAAGGAGTCATGACCGTACTCAACGAGCAGGGCGTGGACCACCCGACCATCATCACCGAGTCCGGGCGGGCCCTGGTCGCCTACTATTCCATATTGCTTCTCAACGTGCTTGACGCCGCACGCTTCGAGCCCGAGCCCCTGCCCGGTGCCCTTCCCGAGGACACCAACATCCACATCCGGCACCTTCACGAGACCATGCTCGCCCTGACCCGCGACAACGTCCAGGAGAGCTTCAACGACGCCCTCTACTACCGGGACGAGGTCCGCCAGGCATTCAACCAGGGAATCATCACCTTCCGAGAACGAGCGCTGGGCGAAAACGTCTTCTGGCTGACCATGCGCACCATAGCGGTCCTGGCCAGGGACCTGCCCTCCCTGCCCCTGGAGCTTGAGGGATTGACCCGCACTTTGTCGGATATCTACTACTGCAATTTCAGTGTGTTCCAATCACTGCCCGACGCCTGGGCCATCAACCAGCTCTTTCCGGTCATGCCGGTGCACCGGCTGGATGAAAAGCCCACTCGCGAGGGGTCCCTGGCCGACATCACCTGCGACTGCGACGGCAAGATCGACCGCTTCATCGAGGGGGCCGGGGTGGACCGGACCATGGCCCTGCACGCCCTCAGGCCGCTGGAGGAATACTACCTTGGCGTGTTCCTCGTGGGCGCGTACCAGGAAACCCTGGGTGATCTGCACAACCTCTTCGGCGACACCAACGTGGTGACCATCCGCATCATGGACAACGGAAAGTACGAATTTGTGAGCGAACTCGAAGGCGACACCGTGGAAAATGTACTGTCCTATGTGGAGTACGACACCAAGGCCCTGCTCACCCGGTTCCGCGAAACCGCCGAGGCGAGCGTGCGCAAGGGACTGATCACCCCGGCACAACGCCGGGAAATCCTCCAGGCCTACCGAAACGGGCTGCAAGGCTACACCTACCTCGAACGTTAG
- a CDS encoding caspase family protein, with translation MATRTDNCRLVFLFILIVVTISLPITALAGSFDLSAIISGKSSTPLFMKLNTEMHNGLLNSAAISNNKKYLVSCSIDKTCKVWNASTGRLLSTIRVEMNAGLVGLMAGASVSDDGKMVAAPHMGPIGSNFFVYVFSAETGDMVGSVVVPGIFSSHGFTISATAFSPSGEHLVVGASRTLVIVNRKTLRIEKRVIMPDSINGIHFADNNSMLVFYKTGYTVLDNRFGTIFKENLKKGKMYDATISSDGAKAAYTTFDNDIHVVDIMTGRKTKIHIESKYKRESLSWSQKLDGPVLYGLRYDKIYAMSPKNNYIPEEINVTDKAFEEAFYIEGGHLVITPNGFYFLDDDKIRYHRVLPSLITYVEGEVNRLELSTSSDGRTVFLPTDNGQGVIVDLERRLVSTGPNPNLSNKPDTSHATASLKVEMKKTRSPIINGKRVRIPFNSYVTSYSHLPNGDTVVGTHMMIICYTPEAKLRWIDFTLSQVLSIVPIDNGNKIVTVYPDGCIRFNNAKTGSLILSCFIHPDKKRWIMWTPEGFFDHSPGGESLVGFHVNQGAGKQAKFYSIDRFYDTFYRPDLVQYRLMGTYENLIAQAKKESGSIINLIDKGAPPKIAIACTIEDGIIQARVTATDKGGGIGPISYYINGTKVAEDGSPSSAARIGAQYALERAFVASPGRNTVEVRSFSIESGIESVTATATLKNNVYVQKRNLYILAVGVDAYLAKELTLQNAVNDARYLSSALRKGAHESFTNVFVENVENRKATRSSIINAIESIGKKAKPEDCFVLYLSGHGLTLNSKYHFLPSELETVSEQSILQQALNQELLNQALLSVPARESLIILDTCQSGAFVGKDFEFAMKAATGRLNRATGRAVLTAASSQGNALEGYKGHGLFTYVLVDGLKGKADNIASDKQVSLVEVGEYVTKGVPALSSKVWGMEQQPTFYHRGNDFVLTNAE, from the coding sequence TTGGCAACTAGAACAGATAATTGTCGGTTGGTTTTTCTTTTTATACTCATAGTCGTTACAATATCATTGCCCATTACGGCTTTAGCCGGGTCTTTTGATCTCAGTGCTATCATTAGCGGGAAATCTTCAACCCCGCTTTTCATGAAGTTGAATACTGAGATGCACAACGGTTTGCTTAATAGTGCGGCCATCAGCAACAATAAAAAATACCTTGTCTCCTGCTCGATAGATAAAACATGTAAGGTTTGGAATGCCTCAACTGGACGTTTGTTATCCACCATAAGGGTGGAAATGAATGCGGGCCTTGTCGGGTTAATGGCAGGTGCCTCCGTCTCTGATGATGGCAAGATGGTTGCCGCACCGCACATGGGCCCAATTGGCAGCAACTTTTTTGTATATGTTTTCTCCGCTGAAACCGGTGACATGGTCGGTTCAGTCGTAGTGCCGGGGATTTTTAGCTCCCATGGATTCACAATATCGGCAACCGCATTTTCGCCGTCAGGTGAACACCTTGTGGTGGGTGCATCCAGAACTTTGGTCATTGTCAATAGGAAGACGCTGAGGATTGAGAAACGCGTTATTATGCCCGACAGCATCAACGGTATTCACTTTGCTGACAACAACTCCATGCTTGTTTTTTACAAGACCGGATACACTGTGCTGGACAACAGATTCGGTACAATTTTCAAGGAGAATCTTAAAAAAGGAAAAATGTATGACGCCACCATCTCTTCCGATGGTGCAAAGGCAGCGTATACAACCTTCGACAATGATATACATGTCGTCGATATAATGACTGGGAGAAAAACAAAAATCCACATTGAATCAAAATATAAGCGGGAAAGTTTGTCTTGGAGTCAAAAGCTTGATGGTCCGGTGTTGTACGGATTGAGGTATGACAAGATCTACGCCATGAGTCCGAAAAATAACTATATCCCTGAAGAAATCAACGTAACCGATAAAGCCTTTGAGGAAGCATTCTACATTGAAGGCGGCCATCTCGTGATAACGCCAAACGGCTTCTATTTCCTTGACGATGATAAAATTCGATACCATCGGGTACTGCCGTCGTTGATTACTTATGTTGAAGGGGAAGTGAATAGGCTGGAGCTTTCTACTTCATCGGATGGACGGACTGTCTTCCTGCCTACTGACAATGGTCAAGGCGTCATCGTCGATTTGGAGAGGCGCCTTGTTTCAACCGGGCCAAATCCCAATCTGAGCAACAAGCCTGATACATCACATGCCACTGCATCGTTGAAAGTGGAAATGAAGAAAACCCGTTCTCCCATTATCAATGGAAAACGTGTCAGGATTCCCTTTAACTCATACGTTACCAGTTACAGCCATCTTCCAAACGGCGATACCGTCGTTGGAACGCACATGATGATAATCTGCTATACTCCCGAAGCCAAACTCAGATGGATTGACTTCACCTTAAGCCAGGTATTGAGCATCGTTCCAATAGACAACGGCAACAAAATTGTAACGGTATATCCTGATGGGTGTATACGATTCAACAATGCGAAAACAGGCTCCCTCATCTTGAGCTGCTTCATCCATCCTGATAAAAAACGCTGGATTATGTGGACGCCAGAAGGCTTCTTCGACCATTCGCCGGGAGGCGAGTCCCTCGTCGGCTTCCATGTAAATCAAGGTGCGGGCAAACAAGCGAAATTTTACAGCATAGACCGCTTTTATGACACCTTCTATCGCCCAGATCTCGTGCAATATCGTCTCATGGGCACCTATGAGAACCTCATCGCCCAGGCCAAGAAGGAGTCCGGCTCCATCATAAACCTCATTGATAAAGGTGCCCCGCCCAAGATTGCTATTGCATGTACGATTGAAGATGGAATAATTCAGGCTCGCGTTACTGCCACTGACAAGGGCGGCGGGATCGGTCCGATTTCATATTACATCAACGGCACCAAGGTTGCGGAAGACGGCTCGCCTTCCTCTGCGGCGCGGATTGGCGCACAGTACGCTCTGGAGCGGGCTTTTGTTGCCAGCCCTGGGCGAAATACTGTCGAAGTTCGCAGCTTTTCGATTGAAAGCGGTATTGAATCCGTCACCGCCACTGCCACCCTCAAAAACAACGTGTATGTCCAAAAACGAAACCTGTATATTCTGGCCGTGGGCGTCGATGCATACCTTGCAAAAGAACTCACCTTGCAAAATGCCGTCAACGATGCCCGCTATCTTTCTAGCGCCCTCAGAAAAGGCGCTCATGAAAGCTTTACCAATGTGTTTGTCGAAAACGTCGAAAACAGAAAGGCGACACGCAGCAGTATCATCAACGCTATTGAATCCATAGGAAAGAAGGCGAAACCCGAGGATTGCTTTGTCCTCTATCTTAGCGGCCATGGGCTGACATTGAACAGCAAATATCATTTCCTGCCAAGCGAATTGGAAACCGTAAGTGAACAATCCATTCTTCAACAAGCGCTCAATCAGGAACTGCTGAATCAGGCACTACTCAGCGTCCCTGCTCGCGAAAGCCTCATAATCCTCGATACCTGTCAATCCGGGGCATTTGTTGGCAAGGATTTTGAGTTCGCAATGAAGGCGGCGACGGGACGATTGAACAGAGCGACCGGGCGCGCTGTACTGACTGCTGCCTCTTCGCAGGGCAACGCCTTGGAAGGGTACAAAGGACATGGTCTATTTACATATGTCCTGGTCGACGGATTAAAGGGCAAAGCCGATAATATCGCGTCAGACAAGCAGGTAAGCCTCGTGGAGGTTGGCGAGTACGTAACCAAGGGGGTTCCTGCTCTCAGTTCGAAAGTATGGGGGATGGAGCAGCAGCCTACATTCTACCACAGAGGCAATGACTTTGTGCTGACCAACGCCGAGTAA
- a CDS encoding DUF6884 domain-containing protein, with product MAAKMGAHKRIRSFPWVTVGGGFAVNSRKWERSLERRGEVEELAARFGQIETLRRKLARIRGESYKPASVPIFVIVPCDKSKIFDSPHMLAKLQLGMTLELKGGAVVVQAQAAYVSRLFKAGLAFAKCFGDTYRILSAKYGLLEGHRFIGNYDESFTNPGPGVVSTEELQEQARMIQYQLLILTADA from the coding sequence ATGGCTGCGAAGATGGGAGCTCATAAGCGGATCAGGTCCTTCCCTTGGGTTACGGTGGGGGGCGGTTTTGCCGTAAACTCTCGTAAATGGGAGCGGAGTCTTGAGCGTCGGGGGGAAGTCGAAGAGCTCGCGGCCAGGTTCGGGCAGATTGAGACTCTTCGGCGCAAGCTGGCCCGCATCCGGGGGGAGTCCTACAAGCCCGCCTCGGTGCCGATCTTCGTCATTGTGCCGTGCGACAAGAGCAAGATCTTTGATAGCCCGCACATGCTGGCCAAGCTGCAGTTGGGGATGACCCTGGAGCTCAAGGGCGGTGCCGTGGTTGTACAGGCCCAGGCCGCGTATGTGTCTCGTCTCTTCAAGGCGGGTTTGGCTTTCGCTAAATGTTTTGGAGACACGTACCGGATACTGTCTGCAAAATACGGTCTGCTCGAGGGGCACAGATTCATTGGAAATTATGACGAGAGCTTCACCAACCCGGGGCCGGGGGTGGTCTCCACTGAGGAGCTGCAGGAGCAGGCCCGGATGATCCAGTACCAACTGCTCATTTTGACTGCGGATGCCTAG
- a CDS encoding DnaB-like helicase C-terminal domain-containing protein encodes MRRKAPTHINSTVPGLVNEFPNHEPETAAACVIGNLHGGQLITVTSRPSVGKTNLAAHVVARVSALTPTPVSSAVFSLEEATDMFAMRILSAVFCGNLHQAATLLSQAPIVIDDTPGISELKLTDRCRDLAPLGLVVIDYLQLLQSGLEHGSPEDEINRVVPGLKKLAEDLDAPVIILFQLPRHVDERPDRRPELSDLNQALADASDMVILLTPGHDHHSTRIIAKS; translated from the coding sequence ATGAGAAGAAAGGCACCGACACATATCAACAGCACTGTCCCCGGTCTCGTAAACGAATTTCCCAACCACGAACCTGAAACTGCCGCCGCTTGCGTCATCGGCAACCTCCATGGCGGTCAGCTGATAACCGTGACCAGTCGGCCGAGCGTCGGCAAAACGAACCTAGCGGCGCATGTCGTAGCGAGGGTGTCTGCACTGACGCCAACACCGGTCTCGTCCGCAGTGTTTTCATTAGAGGAGGCGACCGACATGTTCGCTATGCGTATCTTGTCTGCCGTCTTCTGCGGCAACCTGCACCAAGCCGCAACTCTGCTGTCACAAGCCCCAATCGTGATCGATGACACACCGGGTATATCCGAGCTAAAGCTGACTGACCGATGCAGAGACTTGGCGCCACTTGGACTCGTCGTCATCGACTACCTCCAGCTCCTGCAGTCAGGACTTGAGCATGGAAGCCCGGAAGACGAGATCAATCGCGTGGTTCCAGGCTTGAAAAAACTAGCAGAGGATCTGGATGCACCGGTCATTATTCTGTTCCAACTTCCACGACATGTTGATGAGCGCCCGGATCGCCGCCCAGAACTGTCGGATCTGAATCAAGCCTTGGCTGACGCAAGCGACATGGTCATCCTGCTGACTCCTGGCCATGATCACCACTCCACCCGCATCATCGCCAAATCCTAG
- a CDS encoding RnfABCDGE type electron transport complex subunit A → MDYFMLFISAIFINNIVLVQYLGTCPFMGTSKSTDVAIGMGAAVIFVMLMATAFTWPLQQYVLNPYGIGYLQTIVFILVIASLVQFVELFLKKVIPPLHASLGLFLPLITTNCAVMGVAIMVQRSNYSFVKAMAFSLASGIGFLIALVIISAIRERLDVSPVPVVFRGIPVALVTAGIMSLVFLAFQGMAA, encoded by the coding sequence ATGGATTACTTCATGCTGTTCATCTCGGCCATCTTCATCAACAACATCGTCCTGGTCCAGTACCTGGGCACCTGTCCGTTCATGGGCACGTCCAAGTCCACGGACGTGGCCATCGGCATGGGCGCGGCGGTCATCTTCGTCATGCTCATGGCCACGGCCTTTACCTGGCCCCTGCAGCAATATGTGTTGAACCCCTACGGCATCGGCTACCTCCAGACCATTGTCTTCATTCTGGTCATCGCTTCCCTGGTCCAGTTCGTGGAGCTCTTCCTGAAGAAGGTCATTCCGCCCCTGCACGCCTCGCTCGGGTTGTTCCTGCCGTTGATCACCACCAACTGCGCGGTCATGGGCGTGGCCATCATGGTTCAGCGCAGCAACTATTCGTTCGTTAAGGCGATGGCCTTTTCCCTTGCCTCGGGCATCGGTTTCCTCATCGCCCTGGTCATCATCTCCGCCATCCGTGAGCGGCTTGACGTTTCTCCGGTGCCGGTCGTTTTCCGCGGCATTCCGGTGGCGCTCGTCACGGCGGGCATCATGTCGCTGGTCTTTCTCGCCTTTCAGGGCATGGCCGCGTAA
- a CDS encoding site-specific integrase, with protein sequence MAIKRQVGKKETLYHVYYRHPYLDKTVYEPFGHDEDAAKKRNAEVKYLLKYDRESFLPERHVDDTEKTGPTVDDILLLYLQDVAARKKGQDLAKENMATTLSHLKFVRPIIGHIPVSELTKTHLREVVAELRKPHVIDMTYTNDGKVKKVKREVKGNSQTTINRKVGIVQSALNWAEEQELIEENPVFRFSGAKRGPNNKPAPPTVEEANLIVAAASDHVRRAVVLGVGTGARMGRSELLKATWADVSFERSCIRIASAEKNKNITYRDIQLKPNVMDALRYWRKKDADTGHVGHIIHWRGKPIKSLKTAWWKTLERAGITRRIRPYDCRHHFITEALRKGCDLKAISTIAGHADPTMILKHYQEVVEETKAAVINSTSELELPDLDTGPQDLAKAK encoded by the coding sequence ATGGCGATCAAGCGGCAAGTGGGGAAGAAAGAGACGCTGTATCACGTCTATTATCGACACCCGTATCTGGACAAGACTGTCTACGAGCCGTTCGGACACGACGAGGATGCGGCCAAGAAACGCAATGCGGAAGTGAAATATTTGCTCAAGTACGACAGGGAGTCGTTCCTGCCGGAGCGGCATGTTGACGACACGGAGAAGACCGGGCCTACCGTCGACGACATACTGTTGCTGTACCTGCAGGATGTCGCCGCAAGAAAAAAGGGGCAGGATCTTGCGAAAGAGAACATGGCGACAACTCTGTCCCACCTGAAATTCGTCCGCCCAATCATCGGCCACATCCCTGTCTCCGAACTGACCAAGACACACCTGCGGGAGGTGGTCGCAGAACTGCGGAAGCCGCATGTAATCGACATGACTTACACCAATGATGGCAAGGTCAAGAAGGTCAAGCGCGAGGTCAAGGGCAACTCCCAGACGACAATAAACAGGAAGGTCGGCATCGTCCAAAGCGCCCTAAATTGGGCCGAGGAGCAGGAGCTTATCGAGGAGAACCCGGTCTTCCGTTTTTCCGGGGCCAAGCGTGGGCCGAACAATAAACCAGCCCCGCCAACCGTCGAGGAGGCCAACCTCATCGTCGCTGCGGCCTCCGATCATGTCCGCCGCGCCGTTGTCCTCGGTGTCGGGACCGGGGCAAGAATGGGCAGGTCCGAGTTGCTGAAGGCGACATGGGCGGACGTGTCGTTCGAGCGCAGCTGCATCCGTATCGCGTCGGCCGAGAAAAACAAGAACATCACGTATCGGGATATCCAGCTTAAGCCAAATGTAATGGATGCCTTGAGATACTGGCGCAAGAAAGACGCGGACACCGGACACGTAGGTCACATCATCCACTGGCGCGGGAAACCGATCAAATCTCTCAAAACGGCTTGGTGGAAGACACTGGAACGTGCCGGGATCACTCGCCGCATCCGCCCATACGACTGCCGCCACCATTTCATAACAGAGGCCCTTCGCAAGGGGTGCGACCTCAAAGCCATATCAACGATCGCCGGTCACGCAGACCCAACCATGATCCTCAAGCATTACCAGGAGGTCGTCGAGGAGACCAAGGCGGCGGTCATCAACTCCACCTCGGAGCTGGAACTGCCGGACCTGGACACAGGCCCACAAGATCTCGCCAAAGCTAAATAG
- a CDS encoding electron transport complex subunit E, with amino-acid sequence MSASLKKEFLKGLWDELPPFRVVLGLCPTLAVTSTAENGLGMGVAVLFVLTLSNAIISGLRKVIPSKVRIACFIVIAASLVVAVELLMQAYTYSLYQKLGIFVPLIVVNCIILGRAEAFASKNPVLPSIADGLGMGLGFTLSLTFLGALREGFGSGTVFGIPVAWDSFQPAHFMVMAPGAFVCLGVILAGMNAFNRYLSRRKGEPETEPQNTACASCAGCNLCITAKREG; translated from the coding sequence ATGAGTGCTTCCCTCAAGAAGGAATTCCTCAAGGGGCTGTGGGACGAGCTGCCGCCGTTTCGCGTGGTCCTCGGGCTGTGCCCGACCCTGGCCGTGACCTCCACGGCGGAGAACGGACTCGGCATGGGCGTGGCCGTGCTCTTCGTCCTGACCCTGTCCAACGCCATTATCTCGGGCCTGCGCAAGGTCATTCCGAGCAAGGTGCGCATCGCCTGCTTCATCGTCATCGCGGCCTCGCTGGTGGTGGCCGTGGAGCTGCTCATGCAGGCCTATACCTATTCCCTGTACCAGAAGCTTGGCATCTTCGTGCCGCTCATCGTGGTCAACTGCATCATTTTGGGCCGCGCAGAGGCCTTCGCCTCCAAGAATCCGGTCCTGCCGTCCATCGCCGACGGCCTGGGTATGGGGCTCGGCTTCACCCTGTCCCTGACCTTTCTCGGGGCCTTGCGCGAGGGCTTCGGCAGCGGCACGGTCTTCGGCATTCCGGTGGCCTGGGACTCCTTCCAGCCCGCGCACTTTATGGTCATGGCCCCCGGCGCATTCGTCTGCCTGGGAGTGATCCTGGCGGGCATGAATGCGTTCAACCGGTATCTGAGCCGACGCAAGGGCGAACCCGAAACCGAGCCGCAGAATACGGCCTGCGCGTCCTGCGCGGGCTGCAACCTGTGCATTACGGCCAAGAGGGAGGGCTAG